The following coding sequences lie in one Arachis hypogaea cultivar Tifrunner chromosome 9, arahy.Tifrunner.gnm2.J5K5, whole genome shotgun sequence genomic window:
- the LOC112710293 gene encoding probable xyloglucan glycosyltransferase 6, producing MSRAPNYEFQEWWNKQREKNNVDLFQDKEHHAESAPFLSVDIQGGGDVKGGGGGGGRGGKARSSDPLVEKDRARSARQLSWVVRLKFQQVGAFLAWISNGAVHLVRTANRRISSAGSRSDSSSRLYRAIRAFLIVVILLLGFELLAYFKGWHFSPPVVGSAEVLGMVGVVYARWLEIRAEYLAPPLQGLANVCTFLFIVQSVDRIVLILGCFWIKFRRLKPVASIEYASIGENREVNVEEYPMVLIQIPMCNEREVYQQSIGAVCIMDWPKEKMLVQVLDDSDDVDIQQLIKAEVHKWQQRGVRIIYRHRLIRTGYKAGNLKSAMSCDYVKDYEFVAIFDADFQPTPDFLLKTIPYFEGNDDLALVQARWAFVNKDENLLTRLQNINLSFHFEVEQQVNGWFLNFFGFNGTAGVWRIKALEDSGGWLERTTVEDMDIAVRAHLHGWKFVFVNDVKCLCELPETYEAYKKQQHRWHSGPMQLFRLCFFDILRSKISWVKKANMIFLFFLLRKLILPFYSFTLFCFILPMTMFLPEAELPALVVCYIPGLMSVLSILPAPRSFPFIVPYLLFENTMSVTKFNAMVSGLFRFGSSYEWVVTKKLGRSSETDLIAYEKESEPLMQSATLHRSSSDSGIEELSKLDLSKKSGKTKRNLLFRKELALAFILLTASVRSLLSAQGIHFYFLLFQGISFLVVGLDLIGEQVS from the exons ATGTCTCGTGCACCAAACTATGAGTTTCAGGAATGGTGGAACAAGCAGAGAGAAAAGAACAACGTAGACCTTTTCCAAGACAAGGAGCACCATGCGGAATCAGCTCCTTTTCTTTCCGTCGACATCCAGGGAGGCGGCGATGTCAAGGGTGGTGGTGGAGGCGGCGGACGCGGCGGAAAAGCTCGTTCCTCCGATCCATTGGTGGAGAAGGACCGGGCACGGAGCGCACGCCAGCTGTCATGGGTTGTGAGGCTGAAATTCCAGCAGGTTGGCGCGTTTCTTGCGTGGATATCGAACGGCGCCGTTCATCTCGTCCGGACAGCCAACCGCCGGATCTCCTCGGCCGGATCGCGGTCCGATTCCTCGTCGCGGCTCTACCGGGCGATCAGGGCGTTCCTAATTGTGGTGATCCTCTTATTAGGGTTTGAATTGTTAGCATACTTTAAAGGATGGCATTTCAGCCCTCCGGTGGTTGGGTCCGCCGAGGTGCTGGGGATGGTGGGAGTTGTTTACGCCAGATGGCTCGAGATTCGGGCCGAGTACCTTGCCCCGCCACTGCAGGGTTTGGCCAATGTGTGCACATTTTTGTTCATTGTGCAGTCAGTTGATAGGATTGTGTTGATCTTGGGGTGTTTTTGGATCAAGTTCCGGCGGCTCAAGCCGGTGGCTTCGATTGAGTATGCCAGCATTGGAGAGAATAGGGAGGTGAATGTGGAAGAATATCCTATGGTGTTGATTCAGATTCCCATGTGCAATGAGAGGGAG GTTTACCAGCAATCCATTGGAGCGGTTTGTATCATGGATTGGCCAAAAGAGAAAATGCTTGTACAGGTTCTTGATGATTCGGATGACGTAGACATCCAACAACTCATCAAGGCAGAAGTGCATAAATGGCAACAGAGGGGTGTTCGCATAATATATAGACATCGTCTCATACGTACAGGTTACAAGGCAGGGAATCTTAAATCTGCAATGAGCTGTGATTATGTTAAGGATTATGAGTTTGTAGCGATATTTGATGCTGATTTTCAGCCAACTCCAGATTTCTTATTGAAGACGATACCTTATTTCGAG GGAAATGATGATTTGGCATTAGTCCAAGCAAGATGGGCGTTTGTAAACAAGGATGAGAACTTGCTTACAAGATTGCAGAACATAAATTTATCATTCCACTTTGAAGTTGAACAGCAGGTGAATGGCTGGTTCCTAAACTTCTTCGGTTTCAACGGAACCGCAGGTGTCTGGAGAATAAAGGCCCTAGAGGACAGTGGTGGCTGGTTGGAGCGAACAACTGTCGAGGACATGGATATTGCTGTTCGTGCTCATCTGCATGGATGGAAGTTTGTATTTGTCAATGACGTTAAG TGCCTTTGCGAGCTTCCAGAGACCTATGAGGCATATAAGAAGCAGCAACACCGATGGCATTCTGGTCCAATGCAATTGTTTCGTCTATGCTTTTTTGACATTCTTCGTTCGAAG ATTAGTTGGGTAAAGAAGGCCAATATgatatttcttttcttccttctaaGGAAGCTCATTCTTCCATTTTATTCATTCACCCTCTTCTGCTTCATTCTTCCAATGACGATGTTCCTTCCCGAAGCTGAACTACCTGCCTTAGTTGTTTGTTACATTCCTGGCCTCATGTCTGTCCTAAGCATTCTTCCGGCTCCACGCTCATTTCCATTCATTGTACCATACCTTCTGTTTGAGAACACCATGTCAGTGACCAAATTCAATGCCATGGTATCTGGCTTATTTCGCTTCGGAAGTTCTTACGAGTGGGTAGTCACAAAAAAACTAGGAAGGTCATCAGAGACAGATTTGATCGCCTATGAGAAGGAATCTGAACCTCTAATGCAATCTGCGACTCTTCATAGATCATCCTCGGATTCGGGCATCGAAGAACTAAGCAAACTAGATTTGTCTAAGAAAAGTGGAAAGACGAAGAGAAATCTTCTGTTCAGGAAAGAACTTGCTCTCGCATTTATCTTGCTAACTGCTTCGGTTAGAAGCTTATTATCTGCACAAGGAATTCACTTCTACTTCCTATTATTTCAAGGTATAAGTTTCCTGGTTGTTGGTCTCGATTTGATCGGCGAGCAGGTTAGCTGA
- the LOC112710295 gene encoding small ribosomal subunit protein eS8, giving the protein MGISRDSMHKRRATGGKKKVWRKKRKYELGRQPANTKLSSNKTVRRIRVRGGNVKWRALRLDTGNYSWGSEAVTRKTRILDVVYNASNNELVRTQTLVKSAIVQVDAAPFKQWYLQHYGVDIGRKKKTAAAKKDAEEGETPAEEAKKSNHVQRKIEKRQKDRKLDPHIEEQFGGGRLLACIASRPGQCGRADGYILEGKELEFYMKKIQKKKGKGAA; this is encoded by the exons ATGG GTATTTCCAGGGATTCTATGCACAAGAGGCGCGCCACTGGTGGCAAGAAGAAGGtttggaggaagaagaggaa GTATGAGCTTGGACGCCAGCCAGCCAACACTAAGCTATCGAGCAATAAGACGGTCAGGAGGATTCGTGTTAGAGGTGGCAATGTGAAGTGGAGGGCATTGAGGTTGGATACCGGAAACTATTCATGGGGAAGTGAAGCTGTGACTCGCAAGACTCGTATTCTTGATGTTGTTTACAATGCCTCAAACAATGAGCTCGTGCGAACTCAGACTCTTGTCAAGAGTGCCATTGTTCAGGTTGATGCTGCCCCATTCAAGCAGTGGTACCTTCAGCATTATGGTGTTGATATTGGCAGGAAGAAGAAAACGGCTGCTGCCAAGAAGGATGCTGAG GAAGGTGAGACCCCTGCGGAGGAAGCCAAGAAAAGCAACCATGTGCAGAGAAAAATCGAGAAACGTCAGAAAGATCGTAAGCTTGATCCCCATATTGAAGAGCAGTTTGGTGGTGGGAGATTGCTGGCTTGCATTGCTTCTCGACCTGGTCAATGTGGCAGGGCTGACGG CTATATTTTGGAAGGTAAGGAGCTTGAATTTTACATGAAGAAAATccagaagaaaaagggaaagggtGCTGCCTAA
- the LOC112710296 gene encoding glutathione S-transferase F9 has translation MVVKVYGPAYGCPKRVLVCLIEKQIEFETVDVDLIKGEHKEPEFLKLQPFGVVPVIQDGDYTLYESRAIIRYYAEKYREQGTELLGKTIEERGLVEQWLEVEAHNFQPPIYNLVMNVVFGPIQGVPSDTKAVQESDEKIAKVLDIYEERLSKAKYLAGDFFSLADLSHLPFGHYLVNQTGRGNLVRERKHVSAWWDDISNRPSWQKVVHEYKYIV, from the exons ATGGTAGTAAAGGTGTATGGTCCAGCATATGGTTGCCCAAAGCGGGTGCTAGTTTGTCTCATTGAGAAACAAATTGAGTTTGAAACAGTGGATGTTGATCTCATCAAGGGGGAACATAAGGAACCTGAGTTCCTCAAGTTGCAG CCTTTTGGAGTTGTTCCTGTTATTCAAGATGGTGATTATACTCTCTATG AATCTCGTGCAATAATAAGGTACTATGCTGAAAAGTACAGAGAGCAAGGGACTGAATTGCTaggaaagacaatagaagaaagAGGTCTTGTAGAACAATGGCTTGAAGTTGAAGCCCACAATTTCCAACCTCCAATCTACAACTTAGTAATGAATGTTGTATTTGGTCCAATTCAGGGTGTTCCCTCGGACACAAAAGCGGTTCAAGAGAGTGATGAAAAGATTGCAAAGGTGCTTGACATTTACGAGGAGAGGTTGTCGAAGGCGAAGTACTTAGCCGGAGATTTCTTCAGCCTTGCGGATCTTAGCCATCTTCCATTTGGTCATTATCTGGTGAACCAAACAGGGAGAGGGAATTTGGTTAGAGAAAGGAAGCACGTGAGTGCTTGGTGGGATGATATTAGCAATAGGCCATCTTGGCAGAAGGTTGTTCATGAATACAAGTATATTGTGTAA